Proteins from one Podarcis raffonei isolate rPodRaf1 chromosome 1, rPodRaf1.pri, whole genome shotgun sequence genomic window:
- the LOC128401106 gene encoding UDP-glucuronosyltransferase 1A1-like codes for MARLNSRSQLVAGVAFWFSLWHCAESGKLLVLPQDGSHWLSMQIAVEKLAQKGHEVVVVMPENTLVMQTSSEHFTVRTHSVPYTQEQLDEFYRAIGENIFNNAHLLEKVVQFYRNVSRGVSMYVSACRHLLYDKELIQFLQQSDFDAVFSDPVLPCAPILAEYLSLPRVYFLRGLPCHLDFQAAQCPSPISYIPEGFTTYSDHMTFTERVKNVLMAQFSSLVCYLFYEKYEQLATEFLQRKITALELFSKTSLWLLRYDFAFDYPRPVMPNMVFIGGINCALKKPLSKVCNTLS; via the coding sequence ATGGCAAGGCTGAATTCAAGGTCTCAACTGGTTGCTGGAGTTGCCTTTTGGTTCTCTTTGTGGCATTGTGCCGAAAGTGGGAAGCTGTTGGTGTTGCCTCAAGATGGAAGTCACTGGCTGAGCATGCAAATAGCAGTAGAGAAGCTTGCGCAAAAAGGACATGAGGTTGTGGTTGTGATGCCAGAAAACACTTTGGTCATGCAAACGTCTTCTGAGCATTTCACTGTAAGAACACATTCCGTGCCTTACACCCAGGAGCAGTTGGACGAATTTTACAGGGCAATAGGTGAGAATATTTTTAATAATGCTCACCTCCTGGAGAAGGTTGTTCAATTCTATAGAAATGTATCTCGTGGTGTTTCCATGTATGTTTCTGCTTGTCGGCATCTTTTATATGACAAAGAACTCATCCAGTTCCTCCAGCAGAGCGACTTTGATGCTGTGTTTTCTGATCCTGTGCTGCCTTGCGCTCCAATCCTTGCTGAATATCTTTCCTTGCCTAGAGTCTACTTCTTACGTGGACTTCCATGTCATTTGGACTTCCAAGCTGCTCAGTGCCCAAGCCCCATTTCTTACATCCCAGAGGGTTTTACAACTTACTCGGATCATATGACATTTACTGAGCGTGTGAAGAATGTTTTAATGGCTCAGTTCAGTTCTTTAGTTTGCTACTTATTTTATGAAAAATATGAACAGCTTGCTACTGAGTTTCTGCAGAGGAAGATTACAGCCTTGGAACTTTTTAGTAAAACATCCCTTTGGTTGCTGAGGTATGACTTTGCATTTGATTACCCCAGACCTGTGATGCCCAACATGGTCTTTATTGGAGGGATTAATTGTGCCCTGAAGAAGCCATTATCCAAGGTTTGTAACACTTTATCATGA